DNA from Candidatus Polarisedimenticolaceae bacterium:
TCGATCTCCCTGCACCGGCCGGAGTACCCCGCGTGCGACTTCCGGTCGGCCTCGAGCAGCTCCTCCGAACAGAAACAACGGTACGAGCGCCCGCCGGCGAGCAGGTGCTCGGTCGCCTTTCGGTAGTGATCGCCGCGCTCCGACTGGCGGTAGGGGCCGAACGGCCCTCCCCGGTCGGGGCCTTCGTCCCAGTCGAGGCCGAGCCATCGCAGGTCCTCGAAGATCCCGGCCTCGCTCCCCTCCTGCTCCCGCTCCGTGTCGGTATCCTCGATGCGCAGCACGAACGTTCCCCCGGTCCGTCGCGCGACGAGCCAGTTGAACAGCGCCGTGCGGGCGTTCCCCAGGTGAAGGGAGCCGGTCGGCGACGGCGCGAACCGGACCCGGGAGGACGAGCTCATGCGGACGCTCCTTCGGCGCGCAGCAAGGCGGCGGCCTGACAGGCGATGCCCTCGCCGCGACCGAGCGCGCCGAGTCCCTCGAGGGTCGTGGCCTTCAGGCCGACCCGGCCGGCTTCGATCCCGAACGCCGCGGCGACGGCGTCGCGCATGGCGGCCACGCGGGGACGGATCCTCGGGCGCTCGGCGAGCACGGTGAGATCGAGGTTCACGATGGAGAAACCCGCGCTACGCGCCGCGCGCGAGACCTCGGCGGCGAGCACCCGGCTGTCCGCCCCCGCGTAGCGCGGGTCGCCAGGCGGAAAAAACGCCCCGATGTCCGGGAGGCCCGCCGCCCCGAGGACCGCGTCCATCGCGGCGTGCAGCACGACGTCGGCGTCCGAGTGGCCGTCGAGCCCGACTTCGCCGGGGAACTCGACCCCCCCCAGGACGAGGCGGCGCCCCGCGCCGAATCGATGGACGTCGAACCCGGTCCCCACGCGAAGCTCCCCCGGGCGGGCTCCCCCGAGCGAGGCTCGCGCGAAGGCGAGGTCCTCCGGCGTCGTGATCTTGGTGTTGCCGGGATCGCCGTCGACCAGCGCCACCGGCCGGCCGGCGCGCTCGAGGGCCTGCGCCTCGTCGGTCACCTCGATCCCCTCCCGTTCCGCGCGGGCGAGCGCCTCCGCGAGCCAGTCCATCCTGCTCCCTTGCGGCGTCTGGGCGAGGCGCAGCGGCCCCCGATCGACCGTGCGGGCGACGAATCCCAGCCCGTCGTCCTGCTTGACGGTGTCGCGGACGGGGACGACGGGAATCGCGGCGCCGTGCGCGAGCGTCGCGGCGAGCACGCGGTCGACGACGGCGGCGGACACGAGCGCCCGGGCCGCGTCGTGCACGAGGACGTGTTCGAAGGCGTGGAGCGCCGCGAGGCCGGAGGCGACCGAGCGGGCGCGCGACGTGCCGCCGGCGACGACGTCGACGACGCCGGAAAGGGAGCGCAAGGCACTCGCGCGCGCCCCGCCGAGATCCTCCGGGGCGACGACGACGACGACGCCCCCGATTCCGGGGCGGGCCGAGAGCGCCTCGATCGACCGCTCGACGAGCGTGCGCCCCCCGAGGTCGAGGAACTGCTTCGGCACGCCGCCCCCGAAGCGCGTCGCGCGCCCCGCGGCGACGACGAGGCCGGCGGCGGCCATCAGACCTCCAGGATTTCCTTTTCCTTGTTCTTGACGAGACCGTCCACGTCCGCGCAGAACTTGTCGGTCTTCTTCTGGATCTCCTCGAGCGCGCGCCGTCCGTCGTCCTGGCTGACCTCGCCGTCCTTCTCCAGCTTCTTGATCGCCTCGTTGGCGTCGCGACGAACCTGGCGGATGGCGGTCTTCGCGTCCTCCCCCAGGCCGTGGACCTTCTTCGCGAGCTGCTTGCGCCGCTCCTCGGTGAGCGCGGGGATCGGGATGCGCACGAGCTTGCCGTCGTTGGCGGGGTTGAGGCCGAGATCCGCGGCGAGGATCGCCTTTTCGATCGCGCCGACCGTCGACGGGTCGAACGGCTGCGCGACCACCATCGTCGGCTCCGGGATCGACAGCTTCGCGACCTGGTTCAGCGGCGTGGGCGTCCCGTAGTAGTCCACGCTGACCCCGTCGAACATCGCGAGGGAAGCGCGGCCGGTGCGCACGGCGGCGAGCTTGTGGCGCGCGTCCTGGAGGGAGGCGGCCATCTTCTTGTCGGTGTCGGCGAGAATCTCTTTGTCGGACATCGCGTCACTCTCCCACGACCGAGCCGATGGTCTCGCCCAGCACGATGCGGCGGATGTTCCCCTCGGTGCGGATGTTGAATACGACGATCGGCAGCTTGTTGTCCATGCAAAGCGAGATCGCGGTCGTGTCCATGACCTTGAGGCCCCGCTCGAGGGCCTCGAGGTAACCCACGCGGGGAAGGTGCACCGCATCCTTGTGTTTCATCGGGTCGGCGGTGTAGATGCCGTCGACCTTCGTGGCCTTGAGGAGGACCTCCGCCTTGATCTCCATCGCCCGGAGCGCCGCGGCGGTGTCGGTGGTGAAGTACGGGTTCCCCGTCCCCGCGGCGAAGACGATCACGCGCCCCTTCTCCAGGTGCCGAAGCGCGCGGCGCCGGATGAACGGCTCGGCGACCTGCCGGATCTCGATCGCGGAGAGGACGCGCGTGGGGACGTTGCGCGACTCCAGGGCGTCCTGGAGCGCCAGCGAGTTGATGAGCGTGGCAAGCATCCCCATGTGGTCCGCGCTCACGCGGTCCATCCCCGACGACGCGGCGCTCACCCCGCGGAAGATGTTCCCCCCGCCGACGACGAGCGCGAGCTCGACGCCGAGGGCGTGGATCTGGGCGATCTCGTCGGAGAGAACGCGGACGATCTCGCCGTCGATGCCGAAGTTCCCGCCGCCCATCAGGGCTTCGCCGGACAACTTCAGCAGGAGACGGCGGTAGCGCGGCTGGCCCGAGGGCGCCATCGTCCGCCCCGGCCTCAGGCGCTTTCGCCGAGGACGAAGCGGGCGAAGCGCCGGACGACCGCGCGATCGCCGAGGAACTGGGCGACCGTCTTGTCCGGGTCCTTCACGAACGGCTGCTCGAGCAGGCACGCCTCGCCGAAGTACTTCTCCATCCGCCCGGTGACGATCTTCTCGACGACCTGCGGGGGCTTGCCGGCCTTGAGGGCCTGCTCCCGGGCGATCTCCTTCTCGTCGTCGAGGACCTTCTGCGAGACCTCCTCGCGCCGGACGAAACGCGGAGCCGCCGCCGCGATGTGCATCGCGACGTCGCGCAGCGCCCCGGCCGCGTCGCCGTGGACCTCGGCCTCGATCATCACGCCGATCTTGGAGCCGGTGTGGAGGTACGTCGCGATCGCCGCGGGGCCGCCCGCGCGCGCATCGAAGCGCGCGAAACGCGGGATCTGCATGTTCTCGCCGATCTTGGCGACCGACTCGCCGATCCGCTGCCGCACGGTCTTCCCGGCGGCACCGTGGAGGGGCTGGTCGAGAAGCGCCTCGGCGGAGGCGGCCGGCTCGGCGTGCATCACGTGGTCGGCGATCTCGCTCACGAGCCCCTGGAAGTCGGCGCCGCGGGCGGCGAAGTCGGTTTCGCAGTTGACCTCGACGAGGATCCCGAGCCGTCCGTCGTCCGAGACGCGAGCCGCGATCACCCCTTCGCCGGTCGCGCGGCCCGCCTTGTTCGCCGCGGCGGCGAGGCCCTTCTTGCGCAGGATCTTCTCGGCCTCGGCGAGGTCGCCCTTGGCCTCCGTGAGCGCGGACTTGCACTCCATCATCCCGACCCCGGTCTTCTCCCGGAGCTGCTTCACGACGGATGCGGTGATCTCCATGACGGAACGGCTCCTTCGGGGATGGCGCGTCCTCCCCCCGACGTCAAAAAGCCCCGGCACGGCAGGTCGTGCCGCGCCGGGGCCGCAGGAAAACGGTCGAACGGCGCGATCAGTCGGCTGCGCCGGTATCCTCGGCCGGACGGGCGGCGGGACGCGGACGCCCCGTGCGCGCCGCCTGGGCCCGGAGCTTCTCGCGCCGCGCCTCGCGGGCGCGGATGCGATCGGCGATGTTCTGCGTCGAGCCGGCGCGCTTTTCCGCCTCGGCCTCGCGCTCGCGACGGACGGCCTCCCAGATGTTCCGACCGTCGAGGATCGTGTCCGCGAATCGGCCGGCGAACAGCTTGATGGCCCGGATCGCGTCGTCGTTCCCGGGAATGGGGAACTGGATCGGCTCCGGGTCGCAGTTCGTGTCGACGATCGCGACCACCGGGATGCCGAGCTTGTTCGCCTCGGCGATCGCGTTCTTCTCGCAGGCGGGGTCGACGACGAACAGCGCGGCCGGGAGCCCTTCCATCGTCTTCAGGCCCGAGAGGGTCTTCTCGAGCTTCTGGCGCTCCTTGTCGAGCCGCGACAGCTCCTTCTTGGTGACGCTCTTGTCGCGCTCGCCCTGCGCCA
Protein-coding regions in this window:
- the ispD gene encoding 2-C-methyl-D-erythritol 4-phosphate cytidylyltransferase, with the protein product MAAAGLVVAAGRATRFGGGVPKQFLDLGGRTLVERSIEALSARPGIGGVVVVVAPEDLGGARASALRSLSGVVDVVAGGTSRARSVASGLAALHAFEHVLVHDAARALVSAAVVDRVLAATLAHGAAIPVVPVRDTVKQDDGLGFVARTVDRGPLRLAQTPQGSRMDWLAEALARAEREGIEVTDEAQALERAGRPVALVDGDPGNTKITTPEDLAFARASLGGARPGELRVGTGFDVHRFGAGRRLVLGGVEFPGEVGLDGHSDADVVLHAAMDAVLGAAGLPDIGAFFPPGDPRYAGADSRVLAAEVSRAARSAGFSIVNLDLTVLAERPRIRPRVAAMRDAVAAAFGIEAGRVGLKATTLEGLGALGRGEGIACQAAALLRAEGASA
- the frr gene encoding ribosome recycling factor, which translates into the protein MSDKEILADTDKKMAASLQDARHKLAAVRTGRASLAMFDGVSVDYYGTPTPLNQVAKLSIPEPTMVVAQPFDPSTVGAIEKAILAADLGLNPANDGKLVRIPIPALTEERRKQLAKKVHGLGEDAKTAIRQVRRDANEAIKKLEKDGEVSQDDGRRALEEIQKKTDKFCADVDGLVKNKEKEILEV
- the pyrH gene encoding UMP kinase, with translation MAPSGQPRYRRLLLKLSGEALMGGGNFGIDGEIVRVLSDEIAQIHALGVELALVVGGGNIFRGVSAASSGMDRVSADHMGMLATLINSLALQDALESRNVPTRVLSAIEIRQVAEPFIRRRALRHLEKGRVIVFAAGTGNPYFTTDTAAALRAMEIKAEVLLKATKVDGIYTADPMKHKDAVHLPRVGYLEALERGLKVMDTTAISLCMDNKLPIVVFNIRTEGNIRRIVLGETIGSVVGE
- the tsf gene encoding translation elongation factor Ts codes for the protein MEITASVVKQLREKTGVGMMECKSALTEAKGDLAEAEKILRKKGLAAAANKAGRATGEGVIAARVSDDGRLGILVEVNCETDFAARGADFQGLVSEIADHVMHAEPAASAEALLDQPLHGAAGKTVRQRIGESVAKIGENMQIPRFARFDARAGGPAAIATYLHTGSKIGVMIEAEVHGDAAGALRDVAMHIAAAAPRFVRREEVSQKVLDDEKEIAREQALKAGKPPQVVEKIVTGRMEKYFGEACLLEQPFVKDPDKTVAQFLGDRAVVRRFARFVLGESA
- the rpsB gene encoding 30S ribosomal protein S2, which codes for MVSVSLKELLEAGVHFGHQTRRWNPKMKPYIFGARNGIYIIDLQKTVKKAREALQFIHEVASDGGTVLFVGTKRQAQEVIAEEAVRCGMNFVNQRWLGGTLTNFATVKKSLARLRDLEEMAQGERDKSVTKKELSRLDKERQKLEKTLSGLKTMEGLPAALFVVDPACEKNAIAEANKLGIPVVAIVDTNCDPEPIQFPIPGNDDAIRAIKLFAGRFADTILDGRNIWEAVRREREAEAEKRAGSTQNIADRIRAREARREKLRAQAARTGRPRPAARPAEDTGAAD